The Mercurialis annua linkage group LG8, ddMerAnnu1.2, whole genome shotgun sequence genome window below encodes:
- the LOC126661842 gene encoding uncharacterized protein LOC126661842, with the protein MFVKEIIRKMGFHHTWIRWIMSCISSVTYSFNFNGSSYGFIEPSRGLRQGDLLSPFLFLFCAEGFSSLLGQAEAVGEISGVSIARRSPSISHLLFADDSLLFFKASVSQATIIRDLLRQYASASGQEINLAKSSLFFRRNTLENLRVQLKQILNVIRIGGQDKYLGIPALVTKSKSETFKEISLKVKQKVSGWKGSLLSYGGREVLIKSVATAVPISTGLYRISDGVGEIRRTSYIGSRGGKFA; encoded by the exons ATGTTCGTTAAGGAAATCATTCGGAAAATGGGATTTCATCATACTTGGATTAGGTGGATTATGAGTTGCATCTCATCGGTCACATATTCCTTCAACTTCAATGGCTCCTCCTATGGTTTTATTGAGCCATCTCGCGGTCTCCGACAAGGTGACCTGTTGTCACCCTTCTTGTTCTTATTCTGTGCGGAAGGTTTCTCTTCCCTTCTTGGTCAAGCGGAGGCAGTAGGAGAGATCTCAGGAGTTAGTATAGCAAGAAGAAGTCCAAGTATCTCGCATTTACTTTTCGCGGATGATTCACTCTTATTTTTCAAAGCATCGGTCTCACAAGCTACTATAATTCGTGATTTGCTTAGGCAGTATGCGAGTGCTTCCGGGCAGGAAATTAATCTCGCAAAGTCGTCGCTGTTCTTTCGCAGAAACACCCTAGAAAATTTGCGTGTCCAGCTTAAACAAATCCTCAATGTAATCAGAATCGGAGGGCAGGATAAGTACCTAGGGATTCCTGCATTagttacaaaatcaaaatcagaaACCTTCAAAGAGATAAGCCTCAAAGTTAAACAGAAAGTTTCGGGGTGGAAGGGAAGCTTACTGTCCTATGGAGGTCGTGAAGTCCTTATAAAGAGCGTGGCGACGGCAGTGCCC ATATCAACAGGATTATATCGCATTTCTGATGGGGTAGGCGAAATACGGAGAACAAGTTACATTGGGTCTCGTGGCGGAAAATTTGCCTGA
- the LOC126661364 gene encoding uncharacterized protein LOC126661364, producing the protein MYHPSRGGVRGGRDQFSWDEVKVDKHRENYLGHSIKAPVGRWQKGKDLHWYTRDKNSGSSAADALKEEIKRIKEEEDQAMREALGLAPKRASRPQGNRLDKHEFSELVKRGSTAEDVGAGHAEAARVDGLGFSRAPRPWEDPSTLPLTPKEVPPEPVKEVVVPDPSARNSGGDVSEDEDERRRKHQERKLDKEKKHERHDRFDKEKKHDRRERREKRRPHDSDDRKKHKKKRHDSDSH; encoded by the exons atgTATCATCCGAGCAGAGGTGGAGTTCGCGGTGGCCGTGATC AATTTAGTTGGGATGAGGTGAAAGTGGACAAACATCGGGAGAATTATCTGGGTCACAGTATTAAGGCTCCCGTCGGAAGATGGCAGAAAG gAAAAGATCTACACTGGTATACCAGGGATAAAAATTCTGGGAGTTCAGCTGCAGATGCTTTAAAAGAAGAGATAAAAAGAATTAAGGAAGAGGAGGACCAAGCAATGAGGGAGGCACTTGGCTTAGCTCCAAAGCGTGCTAGTCGGCCTCAAGGAAATCGACTTGATAAACATGAATTTTCAGAACTTGTTAAGCGAGGTTCTACAGCAGAAGACGTGGGAGCAGGGCATGCAGAAGCTGCACGTGTTGACGGTCTAGGTTTTTCAAg GGCCCCACGTCCATGGGAAGATCCGAGCACTCTTCCTCTTACTCCAAAAGAAGTTCCACCGGAGCCCGTAAAGGAGGTTGTTGTACCTGATCCATCAGCGAGGAACTCCGGAGGAGATGTATCAGAGGACGAAGATGAACGGAGAAGGAAGCACCAGGAGAGGAAACTTGATAAGGAGAAGAAACATGAAAGACATGATAGGTTTGATAAGGAGAAGAAACATGACAGACGTGAAAGGCGTGAAAAACGACGTCCTCATGATTCGGATGACAGAAAGAAACACAAGAAGAAGAGGCATGATTCTGACTCTCACTGA
- the LOC126661094 gene encoding pentatricopeptide repeat-containing protein At2g13600-like, with product MANTLKTLLSINPSTHFKAYAQTCVHLLKTFTNQTLINEGKAIHAHLFKMGVSSHRDIAIKLLIMYLNCRKSAEAKQISKQFNGFDLVVHNCLISADVQCGNLDEARKLFDEMPQRNEVSWTALISGFMKYGRVREAIWYFERNPFQNVVSWTAVISGYVRNGLSFEAMKLFRKLLESEITANKVTFTSVIKACANLGDFGLGMSVLGLVVKSGFEHDLAVSNSLITLCLRMGEISLARRVFDRIDRKDVVSWTAILDMYIEMDELEEAKRIFDEMPERNEVSWSVMIARYCQSGYPEESLRLFRCMVEEGYKPNLSCLSSILSALAGVEALRAGMNIHGHVIKTGVEKDIFISSSLIDLYCKCGETKDGRLVFDTILEKNVVSWNAMVGGYSLNGQMEEAYRLFEIIPLRNTVSWSAIIAGYLDLKQFDKVFEVFNEMLLLGEIPNKSTFSSLLCACASTASLEKGKNLHGKIVKLGIQRDVYVSTALTDMYSKSGNIVSAWKLFNKMSEKNEISWTVMIQGLAESGFAEDSLNLFEEMKNTSTFAPNEVMFLSVLFACSHAGFVDKGLQYFNSMEAIYGLKPKGKHYTCIVDMLSRAGRLSEAEEFIHSMPFQPETNAWAALISGCKTYKNDEIAVRAARKLCEREEKNSARYILLSNIYASAGRWVDVLEVRNLMKQKGLKKNVGCSWVEIRDKVHSFYSEDGAHSQSAEIYGILELLRYEMLVSKNCKFSDLKEMSKQHRYRAEGQHLFI from the coding sequence ATGGCAAACACCCTTAAAACTCTACTATCTATAAACCCATCAACCCACTTCAAAGCTTATGCACAAACTTGTGTTCATCTCTTGAAAACTTTCACTAACCAAACATTAATCAATGAAGGCAAAGCAATCCATGCCCATTTGTTTAAAATGGGTGTATCATCACACAGAGATATAGCAATAAAGCTATTGATTATGTACTTAAATTGTAGAAAATCAGCCGAGGCTAAGCAAATTTCAAAACAGTTCAATGGTTTCGACCTCGTTGTACATAATTGTTTGATCTCGGCTGATGTACAATGCGGAAACCTCGATGAAGCACGTAAGCTGTTCGATGAAATGCCTCAAAGAAATGAGGTTTCTTGGACAGCTTTAATTTCTGGGTTCATGAAATATGGAAGAGTTAGAGAAGCAATTTGGTATTTTGAGAGAAACCCATTTCAAAATGTGGTTTCTTGGACTGCTGTGATCAGTGGGTATGTGCGAAACGGGTTAAGTTTCGAAGCTATGAAGCTGTTTCGTAAACTTCTTGAATCTGAGATCACGGCAAATAAGGTTACATTTACTTCAGTGATAAAAGCTTGTGCAAATTTGGGTGATTTTGGACTGGGAATGAgtgttttggggttagttgttAAGTCTGGATTTGAGCATGATTTAGCTGTTTCTAATTCTTTGATCACATTATGCTTGAGAATGGGTGAGATTAGTTTAGCTAGAAGAGTGTTTGATAGGATAGATAGGAAAGATGTTGTTTCTTGGACTGCAATACTAGACATGTATATAGAGATGGATGAACTGGAAGAAGCTAAAAGAATCTTCGATGAGATGCCGGAAAGAAATGAGGTTTCTTGGAGTGTCATGATTGCTAGGTATTGTCAGAGCGGTTATCCTGAAGAGTCGTTGAGGCTGTTTCGGTGTATGGTTGAAGAAGGGTACAAGCCGAATTTATCTTGTTTATCTAGTATTCTAAGTGCATTGGCTGGTGTTGAAGCCCTGCGAGCAGGAATGAACATCCATGGACATGTTATAAAAACTGGGGTCGAGAAAGACATTTTCATCAGTAGCTCTTTGATCGATTTGTATTGTAAATGCGGAGAAACAAAGGACGGGCGCTTAGTATTTGATACAATTTTGGAGAAAAATGTAGTTTCGTGGAATGCTATGGTTGGAGGGTATAGTCTGAATGGCCAAATGGAAGAAGCATATCGTTTGTTCGAGATCATCCCATTGCGCAACACCGTCTCTTGGAGTGCTATAATTGCTGGTTATTTAGATCTTAAACAATTTGACAAAGTGTTTGAAGTATTTAATGAAATGCTTCTTTTAGGAGAAATTCCAAACAAATCAACCTTCTCAAGCTTGCTTTGTGCTTGTGCAAGCACAGCCTCTTTGGAGAAGGGTAAGAACCTACATGGAAAGATAGTGAAACTTGGCATCCAACGTGATGTTTATGTGAGTACTGCTCTTACTGATATGTATTCAAAATCCGGCAATATTGTGAGCGCTTGGAAACTTTTCAATAAAATGTCCGAGAAGAATGAAATTTCTTGGACTGTTATGATTCAAGGACTTGCAGAAAGTGGATTTGCAGAGGATTCACTTAATTTGTTTGAGGAAATGAAAAATACTTCAACCTTTGCACCTAATGAGGTCATGTTCTTGTCAGTTCTCTTTGCTTGTTCTCACGCCGGATTTGTCGATAAAGGCCTCCAGTATTTTAATTCAATGGAGGCCATTTATGGACTAAAACCTAAAGGAAAACACTACACATGCATCGTAGATATGTTATCTCGAGCAGGACGTCTCTCAGAAGCTGAAGAGTTTATTCATTCCATGCCATTTCAACCAGAAACTAATGCATGGGCAGCTTTAATAAGTGGTTGTAAGACTTACAAAAATGATGAAATAGCTGTGAGAGCAGCTCGGAAACTTTGCGAAAGGGAAGAGAAAAACTCTGCACGATACATATTGCTGTCAAATATTTATGCTTCAGCTGGGAGATGGGTAGATGTTTTGGAAGTTAGAAATTTGATGAAGCAAAAAGGATTAAAAAAGAATGTCGGCTGTAGTTGGGTTGAAATTAGAGATAAGGTCCATTCTTTCTATTCAGAAGATGGAGCTCACTCCCAATCAGCTGAGATTTATGGAATTTTAGAGCTCCTAAGGTATGAAATGCTTGTATCTAAAAATTGcaaattttcagatttaaaagAAATGAGCAAGCAGCATAGATACCGAGCCGAAGGCCAGCACTTGTTTATTTGA
- the LOC126661843 gene encoding uncharacterized protein LOC126661843, with translation MATEIFFITLKPFLDGSNYKVWKYMMENYLDMQGVDLWSVFLRGWTPPCDKNGALLKRQDWSIEQVKENGMNRKAITTLLSSISREEQGRIQHLNCAKQMWETLESYYEGTQQVKSKKLELLLGEYEGFKGLPNEDVGMMTSRLLKIVHSLEQLGKFFKLNEINGKILRSLPILLWQPKTIAIIETHDLSTLRTDELIGKLLLHEMSYIKIIQEEMAREKNMAFKASTSTLLEENKKESNEEELLRLTKRVNELKMKGNGNHGRSSSSRKSSKGGSKTFWDGDSQSDGDSHHDANLCLMSFEEEPTLEVNPQSFLSWDAKMLFFKNEASKAKDEMIVLTKEFHELKLSNEALKSSLESIPKQDSLSRFQKGKATLDSILVSQRCPTIKYGLGYNQKASSSNGTKFVKSILPQTSSIEVPPKLVKPIEAKKVHAQAPRPKPFLAQKAKSNKGTRPLRHGYASQYSQKWNKKTRKNSHVHASSNVNSCVHACACSYETIRTKPPQKQSNVNHRTQCFYCMQYGHINVHCYVRKVQLRLIPLNYSSINFQGPKVVWVPK, from the exons ATGGCAACCGAAATTTTTTTCATCACTCTCAAACCTTTTCTTGATGGCTCAAATTACAAAGTTTGGAAATATATGATGGAAAATTATCTTGATATGCAAGGGGTTGATCTATGGAGTGTATTTCTAAGGGGATGGACACCTCCATGTGACAAAAATGGAGCTCTTTTGAAGAGACAAGATTGGTCTATAGAGCAAGTCAAGGAGAATGGCATGAATAGAAAAGCCATTACTACTCTCCTCTCCTCAATCTCTAGAGAAGAACAAGGTAGAATTCAACACTTGAATTGTGCCAAGCAAATGTGGGAGACTCTTGAGAGCTACTATGAAGGTACACAACAAGTCAAGAGTAAGAAGCTTGAGTTGCTTCTTGGTGAGTATGAAGGCTTCAAGGGCTTGCCAAATGAAGATGTGGGGATGATGACATCAAGGCTTCTTAAGATTGTTCATAGTCTTGAGCAACTTGGGAAATTCTTCAAGCTAAATGAAATCAATGGTAAAATCCTAAGATCCCTTCCTATTCTTCTATGGCAACCTAAGACTATCGCCATCATTGAAACTCATGATTTATCCACCTTGAGGACGGATGAGTTGATTGGAAAGCTTCTTCTCCATGAGATGTCTTACATCAAGATTATTCAAGAAGAAATGGCAAGGGAGAAGAACATGGCTTTCAAGGCATCAACAAGTACTCTTTTAGAAGAGAACAAGAAGGAAAGCAACGAGGAAGAACTCTTGAGGCTCACAAAGAGAGTGAATGAGCTCAAGATGAAGGGAAATGGCAATCATGGTAGATCCTCCTCTTCAAGGAAGAGTTCAAAGGGGGGTTCCAAGACTTTTTGGGATGGTGATTCTCAATCGGATGGTGATAGCCACCATGATGCCAACTTGTGCCTCATGTCTTTTGAGGAGGAACCAACACTAGAGGTAAACCCCCAATCTTTTCTATCTTGGGATG CCAAGAtgctatttttcaaaaatgaggCTTCTAAAGCCAAAGATGAAATGATTGTTTTAACAAAAGAATTTCATGAgcttaaattgtcaaatgaAGCTCTCAAGTCAtctttagaatctatccctaagcaag atTCACTTTCAAGATTTCAAAAAGGGAAGGCAACTTTGGATTCAATTCTTGTATCTCAAAGATGCCCAACCATAAAATATGGACTTGGCTATAATCAAAAGGCTTCTAGTTCCAATGGGACTAAATTTGTGAAGTCCATtttgcctcaaacttcttctATAGAAGTTCCTCCTAAATTGGTCAAACCAATTGAGGCAAAGAAGGTGCATGCTCAAGCTCCTAGGCCTAAGCCATTCTTGGCTCAAAAGGCTAAGAGCAACAAGGGTACAAGACCCTTGAGACATGGCTATGCTTCTCAATATAGTCAAAAATGGAACAAGAAGACTAGAAAGAACTCACATGTTCATGCATCTTCAAATGTCAATTCTTGTGTACATGCTTGTGCTTGTTCTTATGAGACCATTAGAACCAAGCCACCTCAAAAGCAATCAAATGTGAACCATAGAACTCAATGTTTTTATTGCATGCAATATGGTCAcattaatgttcattgctatgtgAGAAAAGTTCAATTAAGGCTAATCCCTTTGAACTATTCAAGCATTAACTTTCAAGGACCCAAAGTTGTTTGGGTACCTAAGTGA